The genome window AAATCTCAACAGTGTTGAAGCAAAATGGTAAAAGGAAAATCTGCCAAGTAAAAGAAATGCGAAAAAGATAtcaagtatttatttatatgaccTTTGTTTGCCACTCGACCTCGGGTCGTGTATACATCCCAACCTCTCGGCCCGACACCTTCGACTTTCCTTTGCTTATTGTTTGCCATCAAAATGTTTGCCGTTCTCGATTTTCAagttttttttggccattatAAGAGGCACTTTAAGGTGAAATGGATATCATTTGTGTTGAAAGGCAAGCTTTGCTGAACCAAAGATTAAAAAGTTCTCAGAAATTGTTTGACAATGTAATATGCTTGGGAGTTCCTTTTTTTACATTATTCTTATGCTGATAATTACCATATTTTCAGATCTCATGATCGGGAAAGCGGCGACTATGCGGGGTCCATCTCAGACCTACAAAGCGTTACCTCCAGATTCAGTACGGTGTCGGTAAGTGCAGAAACCAAGTTCCACTTGGATCGGGCTCATTTAACTTGCAGCTATGGTCGCCTCCAACTCCTCTGGCTTCTCCGACTCCTCCAAGTCCAGATACGCTGCATCTGAATGCGTCTAAATTGATTAAGTGCTCTTTGTGACAAACAAACTTCGCATTTGGCCAATGTCGTCTGGTCGAAAATGGACGATGGCCGAAATGCACGTAGATAGAGGGAAATAAAAACGAGCGGGCGACCGAGGAACGCACACAAACTTGAAAAGCTTTTTAGCCAAGTTTTTCCTCGGCTCCCCGCGCCGGTTTTAGTATTTTTTCCTTGTTTTCCCGGAGTCGGAGTTTGGCACTTAAGCCAGCTAAACGTTGTCGGAATACGAACGGCAAATGCTATTGGTTTGGATTTGTGCTGGTTGGGGGAGTTGAGGTTCGGCGACCATTTCATTTGCAAAGTTGACTTGCCCTAACTTGGCTAATATGGAAACGCACTCAATCCGCTTTACGCCCCTTTTCAGATTGGCACCAACAACTGCACGGCCCGCTATCGAACCCTAAGCGGCGGAATCGGGGAATCGCCATCGCTGTCGCCCAGTCCATCGTCGGATTACGAGGACATTGGAGTGACCAGGGGCCACGGTTGCCTGCCGCCCAGCCTGCTGGCCGCTAAGGCCAAAAAGAACGGACTGCCGCACGGCAAGGCGAACACCATTTGCCAAAAGGCCACGGTGCATCATGTAAGTTAATTAAACGCTAAtaccaaaaggaaaacagatTTGCAGGAGGTGGAAGAGGACGCAACTGCATCGCCGATGCAGCCACGGAGATTTTGTTGACACATTATGTGGCCTGCGAAATGTAATTAGCCCCTTGGGGGGCTTGCATATGCAATTGGCTTCATCGAGGCCTTAGCTAACAGTAAAGCTAAAGCCAAAGCTAAAGCCTCATAATGGCCCGACTGGACCACAACTCTTTGGCGCGACATGCACTCTAAATGCAAATGCCAGTTTAATGAGTTTTTATGGCCGCTTGCACGGTTTTAGCGTGCTCGCAAAAGTGAAAGTTCATCTCGGCCAAACTTTCGAGGCGAGTCGAGGCCTGCCAAAAAAATATGAGCAAAGTTTTGGTGTCCAGCATCGCAGCTTAAGGATCAGAGAAACTAATGCAGTCGGCTCCTAAAGCCAGATATTCAGTGCAAAATTTGCTTTGATTTTATTCAGAAAAGGCACAAAACTAAAACTGACTATAAGTTATTATCATGTGCTAATGCAAACCATTTATTTAGAATGCAATGGCACACACATGTGTTAACATTTATTCTCCGTGTAGACAAAGTCAAGACTCTAATTCCTTCTTCTCTACACGAACGTATTGGTATGTtcgttttaaactttttaatgaTTTAACTAACAAAACTTTCCTGCTATTCCTgttcttgttcttgtttttCGCTGCTCTCCCTTCAACATGCAATTTATTGCAcaacgatgacgacgacgtcGACGACGCAACCAAAACACACGGAAAAAATACGGATAACTTTCACTTCACTCCGGCTGGTCTGGACTGGGGGATTGGTATGGATTGGATTGTTAGTCGGGCGAGATGCGTAGCTCGGCAAAGGAAATTGGCGCATTTAATGAGAATGGACGAAACTTTGTTGCCACAAAGGATACGTCGAGGGATTTCAGCAATTCCCAAGATAATACCGACCGTGGCAGCATGAGCGATCAGGCGTTCGCCTGTTCGGCCAGCTCCGTGGAAAGTTTGCCCAGCGCATCCGGTTCGAGTAAGTATACGAATACGGATAGGGATAGGGATAGCAATGGAGTtgcggatacggatacggggGTTGTAGATACACAACCGGGACTGCCTGTGTATCTTTGTCTGAGCTGGCAATTTAGAGTTTTTGGGCTTTGATTTCGCCAGCTGCAGGAGCAAGCCGTCTGCTGGATGCTCCTTTCCTTCCCGATGGCCATCCAAAAATTCCCAGACTGCCTTGCTGGCTTGGTTGGCGGCTGGCTTGGCTGGCTTGCATATTGGTCTATTAACAGTTGTAGTTCTTGTTGCGGTTTTTTGTTGCTCCTTCAAATTTTgcaaacttaatgaatttttAATGCACTTGCTGCTCTGCCTGCCCCTCGGGAGGCCAAAGAGGGGCCAAGTGCCGATGGGCGAGGCAGATTGCAATGTCTGGGGCGTGGTTAAATGAAGGGCAACCGCTTCCTTTTTAATGAACaaaacttttggccaaataAAAGGCAATACCggtggagcaggagcaggagcaccGGCTTAACTGGATGGGTGCGTGGGTGGGCAACTTTGAAAAGTGCAAGGAAAAATACTTTATTTTTCATGTGGCCAGGACACAAAGCAAGGATTAGCCAAAAGCTTTGGCCAGcaaaccaaacaaaagcaACGCAAAGAAAACAACAGCTCGAAAAAATAATGGGAAACTTCAAGTgcatatttgaatattttcggAGCCAAGTGAATGTACaagtatgtgtatgtgtgtgtgtgaaaatatttgaaaagtttttaattaaccaAACGAATGAGTGTGAGTTCGAACATGCATGGCTGGATGTTTGTCCGTAGTAAATTCCTTGGGTCCTGCGGCTAATTGGCTGTGGGCGCATTAATTGGAAATTTGCCAGGACAAACTTTGGCCCAAAAAAGCAGGGCAAATATTTATCAAGCCTCCTTCCCGCCTCTTCCATCGTCCGCAGGCACCCAGGCTCTGGTTCGTCCTGGCAGTCCGCACAGCTCGATTTCGGCCGAGGATCGCACCTCGATGGCCAGCTGCATCTGCAAGGCCAAGGCTCTCGTGGATAGTTTGCCCAATCCCTACGACAAGGAGGCACTCAAATTCAAGGTGAGTTGCTGAATTAAGCAAAATATTAAACTTTCTTTTAAAGTTCGCCTGCCCTGCTTAACAGGCAGGATTCCCCTGGCCATGAGAAGCTTTCTTAACTACCCAAAAAAGATTTCTTCAAGCACGGTAatctaataatattattattccATCTACAGAAGGGCGACCTTATCGATGTGCTGTCTATGAACGCCTCGGGCATTTGGAAGGGACGATGCCACGGCCGCGTGGGCCACTTCAAGTTCATAAACGTGGAGGTGCTGCCGGAGCAGCGAATGAAGAACTCCAGCAGCAAGACCCTGGCCCCCGGCTCACGTTTGGCTAATTCTGGAAATGGCAGCCACAATGGTGGACCCTGCTCCGTGGAGGACCTGCTGATTCGCATCGGACTCAAGGAGTACACATCCGTATTCGTGCTCAACGGGTAAGTGGTGTAGATGAAACAAATTTACcaacaatatttttgttggaTTGTTTCACCTATCGTTCCATTTGCAGCTACGAGGACCTGGAACTGTTCAAGGAACTGGAGCCCGCTGACCTGGATTACCTCGGCATTCTCAACCAGGAGCATCGTGCCAAGCTGCTGACGGCTGTGCAACTGCTGCATGACATTGAATGTAAGTCGTCTAGTCACCAAAAGACCGCTTAGATTCCTCAAACTCTGGCTCATTTTATGCAACGATTTCCATGAATGGCgaactttttgaagaattgtGAAATTCATCAATTTAGATCGAAACTTTATTAGGCCTAGATGAGGTACAATGTAGTCTTTATCGGGTACCAAAACAACACTTGATAAGTTTTATGCAGTCATAAACACGATTTAGTAAAACAGTTTGAACTAGTATAACTTGCGTTCGCCCTCTACTGTGAATCATTGTTGAAATAAGCCATAAATTGATAAAGCCTAACCTAACCTACTCTTACCCCGAACCAAACaccacacccacccacacaccaCGCATACTCACAGCTACAAATTTCGCCCGCACAGGCTCCGATGTGGATATAGCCGGATCCAGCTCGGAAAATGATGAAGCCCGCCTGAACAACATCAATATGAAGCATGGAGCTTCGCCCTTTGGTCGACGCCACTTTCCCCGCGACTCTGGATGCTACGAGGGATCCCCGCTACCCAGCTCACAGACACCCACCCAGGCGGTAAACTCGACGGACGAGTCGAACAGCCTGGACGACGTGGTGACCAAGTGTTCCAGTGAAATCATGAAGCGCGTGGAGAGCGCACGCCGTTGCAAGGACAATCCGTTCAAAACCACTCTGCCCGGCGGAGGACGACTGGGCAAGAAGTCCTTTCTCGGCGGCAACGGCCTTATGGCGGACGATACGCTCACGCGTGGAGGGCTTAGCGAGAAGTCGAGCGATTCGGGGGTCAGCAGCAGTTCGCTATCGTCGGGTCCGCTGAAGAGCAGCACTTAACATTTGCCCACCATACTGGCCCACGAGTTGCTGCTGGGCGTGGGCtcgggcatgggcatgggtcTTGGTCTTGGCACCATGAGTCATGGCACCACCGGTACCCTGACGCCCCACGGAGTGGCCACTGCCACCTCGCCTACCGCCCATTCGGCACCGCTGGGAAACATCTGCAACACGCTGCCACATGCACCAAGCTCCTCCGGCGGCGGCGGCCTATCTTCCTCCATGGCCAGCAACCTGCCACTCAACCGGAATCTGGTAATGCTACGCAATCATCTGCGCAAGAATACGGGCGGTAGCATTACCGGAAATGGCGGCGTAGGAGCTTCCGGTGTTGGAGCACAGCTGCTGCAGGATCAGGACGACAGACTGGAGGATCAATAACCCATTTACTACATCAAATTCTTAGTTTAGTCTCCCGTTGAGTTAAGTGTATTTCAATTGCTGTGATTCGATAGTGAAAACAAAAGGCCAACACGCGTCTTTCAGTTCAAATGTATAGTATGTATAGAGAGAGATAGACAGACAGTTAAGAGAGAGACCGGTATAGTGAGGATATGTTTAAAGGAAAGAGAGAGATAGCAAGCAGAGATAGTAAGAGTCAGTCAATCCTTCCTCCGATAATGTTGGCATTTacacaaatatttaacacttatatataaatacagaCTTTACAGacttatatacatacacaatCTGCCGAAAAGGAGAAATTTTATATACTTAGTGAAGTaacgaaaatatttatatattttgactaTTTTTAGTTAGTTTGAAGCTATGCATTGAATGAGACTTGTATGATTTGCCATTTTATTACTGTTTAATTGCTTTGTGTATGCATATTTCTCAACGTGATATTGTCAAACGTCCAACTtgaattgcattttaaatagATTCATTTCCAACATTTTAATAAGAGACACACATAGAAGTTGATTCCTATTTTAAGGCACTAATCTGAGTGCAAGCAATAGACCAATTCAATTTTAgcaaccaaacaaaacaaagtatttataaacaaaaatagaAAACATAAGAAGAAACAGAACACCAACTGCCATTCGaaactaattttaatttgttaatcTCGTATAAGGACAATGTAAATGGAATGAATGCATCGTGCAAATCCGTCAAAAAACTTGTAAAAATTAATGCCGAAAATTGCCAAATCGAGCAAACAGAAGTAATGTACGCTAAGCAATATTTTCAAATCGTAGCGTGTCGTGTCCGGATcgtgtgtacatatataggaTGATCCAGTTAAGATCTATTATGCCACTTATAGAAGATATCAGATCGTATACACAATGAGCGATTTAGCGATAATCAAAAGCAGACAATGAAATTAGTCAGGCAGCGCAAATGTTTTTAATCAGTTTTCAGCAATTAGTTAAATAAATGAACGAATATTTATCACGGCACAAGAACTACGAAtaacatatttaaattaaatctgATTAAAATACATAATAATTAATAGCATAACTAAGCGTAGAGCATATGATTCTAATATAGCAATTGACAAAATGTAAATGAGTTTATTCGCAAAACGCTTTGACATCTACTCAGAACGTAATTAAACCTGAACATATTTTGTGACATAAGATATCGATATTCATATTGTAACTCAATTAATTCTAAtcgcaaataaattaaatcaaatttaaacaaaaaacaaatcgCACGTGTTACAGCCCGACGAAGATAAGGTTAAAGACATATATATGACAAGAGGATGTGAAATAGTGGATTATaggcatttttttaaatttaactcCAAAGTACATATAAGTGTTTCAACTGTAAATTGTAACAAAGTCAAaagaatatttatatatttagaGACGAGATGAGAAGCAAACACAAATCGAACACATCCACACAGCATGTGCTAGCATTTTCTAATTATCACTGTAAAATGATGTAATTTAAAGACAGAATATATAAGCAATATTAAAGTTTAACCTAACATGGAGCCACAAAATCGATCATAAGGTCATTAcaattgcaaaacaaaagaaaaaccagTAAAATTCCAATACACAAAGAAAACGAGAGCGCAAACTAAAGTATTCAGAGTTCAGTAAATTTTAGaagaaattttcaaaaataaaaccaaaacacGGTGGATAATGATGATTCATGTTTATGCatcaatcaaaataaaattctttaaataaaaatgaacaTATCTAAAACGTAAGCACTGATTGAATGTGTTATCATTGGGATTGGTTGGAATGCTTTCAGCATTTAGAAGGAAACTATTTTTATATATCAAGTCATTAGCTTTCATTGACTCTTATTGGCATTGACTTTCCCATACCCTTGGTTCCAGTTGTCCATAATTTTCGATGGGCACAGCTCTACTTAAGCGATTTCCAGCTTTTGATCGGGCAAAAAAGGCCGCCTCAATGGCTTTAAGAAGCAATTTGGACTACACTTTAGGTTTCAGGCAATTGAAATTTAGCGAATGGCCTCGCCAGCTAATGTGATTCACCTAAGCACATCTCAAGATTTCTGAAATGTAAACGATTTTCAAACCAGGAACCTTTGAATCTCCGTCCCGCTCCGATAAACACGACTAGTTGGTGTCGGTGACAGTCAATGGATTAGCACAGCGCCGACGAAAGCTGCTCTGATTAAATTTACAGATCCACTTCTTATCCCAGATCTATACTATCTGGTGCCGCTGCTGATGATGGTGGCGATGATGATGTTTATTCATAGAGTGACAGTCGTCGCTGGCTTAGTTTTTACAGCGTCTAGTCGGGCGGCCGGGAACTGAATTTGCGCTTAAGTGCTTTAGTAAATTGTTAAATTGCTTTTGTCTTTCGCACTGGCCAGTAGCTAGtatatgaaaatatgaaaattgaTATTATTGCATTTGCACAAGCCCAGCCAAGTGGACTCTATCTCATTGCCAGCAACGTGTTCTCGGCTTGGTTTCAGTCACAGTCGAAACTCAAATGCGGCAGCAGCTCAAAACGAGCACTAAGATAACCgtttatttaatccaataagcAAATAGAAACAATGGaaaaagtataaaatataaattctAGATAAAAACGTAACGTCAAAGTGCAAGTGCAGTGCTAGCGGCTTAGATGGCCATATATCAAAAGATTCTAATCGGGCTTATTTCGGAGCCATAGCCGTGTAGCTTTGCTTTGTCTAGTCTCCGAAATATTTCTGGATCCCGAATGCAATCTTCTTGGGTCTATCTTATCTGCTGAGAGACTTGCGGTCGTGTTGGACTACTGACTTATGGGCTCTATAAAGATGAAATTGCATCTGCAATCGCTTGGATGCCCCAtatcaatgaaaatattttccctATATAACTGACAGCGATTGAAATGTAAACACTTTTATGACCGCCTACATATTGCGCAATTCACCGGGTTCATTAGATCCCAATTAACCATTTGTTTTGCTGTCCAACCGATTAGCATAATGACCCACAATGGGCTTATCAGTGGCGCTGGAGAAAGGTGATTAGATTCGCGGGCCCTGCGAATAAAAAACATAACCTGCTCAACGGGGAAACCATCACCTTCAGACACATTTTGGACAGGTCGGCTCTCGCAATGGTTATACACATTGGTGTAAATCAGATAGACGCCCTGTTATCAGTTGTTCGTTTTATAATGCCCCTTTTGGACTGATAAGTCGCACCACAGCCGTTCGGTCACTCAGAACAGCACCGTCGCGTGTTGGCCACAGTTGATGAGCTCTCGCAGACGCCGTAATCAGAAGTTTCGCCGTTTTGCGACGGGATGTGAAAAGTGCAATAAAGCTGCCAAAATCCGTTTATATTTCCAAATTTCCCTCAGATTGGGATGATTTCGTTAATCTGACTTTATCcatacaaataaattaaattgcaagGTATCAATTACCAAAGTTTGAATCGAAATCAATTTTAGAAAACTTACTTCACTTATCAAAGTTTTAGTGCCTAAAATCTTAAAAAGTGGTAAGTGAAACAAGAAGAAATTACATTTGCtttgaaaatgtatttattaaatatgaaataaaagGAAGAGAAAGATATAAGAAAgtgaataaaatatttcaaacgCTCTGACAGATGGCatgttaaaaaaaactaaatatcCCAGTTAGCAAACATTTATCATAAAGATATTATGGCTGCAATTTTTGAGCACCATATAATCATGAATGATTTTATACCGCCCAAACAAGCAAATCGTATATGACTCAATGTGATTTTATATTCATAATTTGAAGATTTTAACAACGTTTTGGCGCCAACTGGCGTGGCGACAAGTGTCTGCTTAGGAGCCCCGGCAATCTGCCTTAGCTAATTGCCTAGCAATCTCCGCATCCGAGCTGAATTCTGTGCCCCAGATGCCATAAAGATTAGTCTGCTTATCTGGCCCTTCGACTGACTGGGGACTACGCCACAGCCACTTGGAATATCAGTAGTGCAAAATGAGAGACAAGAAGGAACAGGCGAACAGCCGCAAGGCCTCCCAAGTCTCGGGACACTTTTCCCAAATGGACGTGGACGACTCGGAGTTCAACGATCCCTTCCAGGCTCTGATGGAGAAGGCTGGCAACCATGGACGGTATCAAACCCTTTACAATTTCGTATTTGTCGGCGGTTTGGCCTTCAGCGGTGCCATGATCTACATGAACATCATCCTGGCCCTCAATATACCCGATCACTGGTGCACAGTGCCAGGCAGGGAAAACACCAATTTTTCACTCGAGGAGTGGCGGGACATTACCCTGCCCAAGTAAGTGGGAATGCAACCGTCCAAGTTCAATAAACTGAATATAGTTTTGGAATAGACAGGCTGACAACCGCGGAAGGGAGAAGTTCAGCAACTGTGAAATGTTTCAAATGAACTTCTCAGAGATCACGGACTGGTCAGCTTGGAATAGCAATGGGACAAAAACGACAGAAGGTGAGTTCCTTTTTTCTTAGAAAGATGCAAACTATTTTCAAGAACgcgtataaataaattaatgcgattaaatttaacaaatctTCGAGAAGTTTAAGTTGATTTCTCTGCTGTTACCAAACATGTGGCTTTTTTATTCGCTCCATATgcacttatttatttgtgTTAACTTTCTGTGAAGCCACATCAAGTGCTGGGCTTATTGCCAAATATTTAACGAGCCAGCCGTTTCCCATCAAACAACTTTTTAAGAGAAAGTAAATACATACGTTTGCCGGATTAGTGGTGAAATTACTTGCCatttggctgctgctgctgccgtcttcttataaatatttgcaactTTGCACTCGAATGCATTTTACGACCCAGTCCCCATTTCGAACTCCCACTTCCCACTCGTCCTTTCAGCCTGCCAGAACGGCTGGAGTTACGACAAGACCTGGTACGAGAGCACCATCCCCACGGACCACAACTGGGTGTGCGCCAAGGATTTGTTCGTGACAAATGTGTTCGTGGTGGGTCGTGTGACGGAGGTGGCCGGTTCATTTATATTGGGACAAATGGGCGACTCGTAAGTAGCGCGACTTCCACCTAACTAAGTTATGGCAGCGACGGTAATTGAATTTGTCCACTTGGCCGCAGCTACGGTCGCAGGTTTGTGTACTACATCAGCGTGGTCTTCTGCTCCCTGGGACGCCTTGGGTCCATCATGTGCACCAGCTCATACACGTGGTTCCTCATCATGTCCGGCATCGTGGGCCTCACCGTGAACAGCCTCTTCCAATCGCCTCAAATTATCGGCATGGAAATCTCGCGGGAGTAAGTTTCGCCAAAGTTTTTGTCCAACTTTTATTGCTAATGCACCCACTCCATTCGTATCCAGGGAGGACCGGAGTCGAATTGCCTTCTTCCAGAGCTGCGGCTGGTCCATCGGCACCACCCTAATGCCTCTGCTCTACTGGTGGCTACGCCACTGGGACTCCTTCATGTGGCTCACCTCGATACCCACAGCGATGGTTCTGCTTTTTTCCAAGTAAGTCACGCAGCAGTAGCCCACAAAACTCTAATCATCTTCCAAGTTTCCACTGTGACACTAATTGTTTCTTAAGTTGGTCAATGTAGTAGTTAGAAAGTTTGCCTCAGAACATAAAGCAATTTCATCGCTTACGAAGCACCTCTGTAAAAGCAAAGTCCTATATTCATGCTTCCTAAAACTGCAAAATCTTGAATTTCCTGCAGATACGTCATCGAATCGCCCCGATGGTTGATTAGCAAACAGCGCTTCCGCGAGGCCATTATCCAACTGCAGAAGATAGCCAAAATTAACGGTCATCGCTTCGACATGACCGAGAAGGAATTGGCGGAGATCTACAGCCGGGACAAGCAGGACGTCACCTACGGCATTGCATCGCTCTTTGCTGGTTGGCGGCTGGCACGCAACACCACCATCATGGGATTCAGCTGGTGAGGAATGTCGATAGACCgcggaaaatatttaaaaagataaaaaaGTCTAATTAAGatatataaactatataaTAATTTACTTAAATTAATTCGAGGGATgctgtacatatatatattccctTGTAAAGTGCTATTGATATTCTAATAATTTCTCTTAGTGCATTTAGGACTTCACACCGAAAGCAATTTGCATCTCTAACTGCTGATTCACTCCCTTTTCAGGTGCGTGGTGGCCGTCTCCTATTTCACGCTGGTGCTCTTCAGTTCCCGCATGGCGGGCAATCCGTTCCTGAACTTTTTATACCAGAGCATTGTGGAAATCCCCGCCTACGTCGTGGGCCGTTATATGGGTAAGTGCTGCGGGGCGTGACGCCACGCTGATTGGAGCAGTCCATCACCGTCGATTTGTCCTCTTACCCACTTTTCCAATTTCCACCAGGCGATACGTACGGCAGGCGGTTCACCAACTCCGTGTCGTTCCTCATCTCGTTCGTCACCTGCCTGCCCATCATTGTGTATTCGACGGATGAGCGGTACGAGAACCTCATGATCTACCTGGCCACGTTCATCAAGTTCCTCAACGCCCTCACCTTTTTCACGGTGAATCTGCAGTGCCTGGAGATCTATCCCACGTGCATGCGTCAGACGGGCGTGGCGTTGGGCACCATTCTGGCCAACGCCATCGGAGTCCTGGCCCCGTACCTGGTCTACCTGGGCACCACCGTGGACATCCGGGCACCGTACTACATCCTGGGCGTTCTCTTTCTGCTGGGCGGCATTGGAGCTCTCTTCCTGCCGGAGACCCTGCACAAGAAGCTGCCGGACACCATGGAGGAGGCGGGTCACTTTGGCAAACACGATGTGAGTGCAATCTGGGTCGAGTTTTTACAGTTTGCTCAGGTGTAAAACTTGGCAATTGAGATATAAATCGAATTTTAAATCAGAAATTGTTATGAGAGTTTTAATAGCCAATATTTTGAATGAATTTTTCTTACACTTTCGCCACAAAGTACTAACCCACTATAAAGGCTAAGAGAGTTAAGCAAACGTGCaacaaaatatgaaaagcaGTCAGGCAATTTCTCTGTAATTACTTTCTCCAAAGTGGCAAGAGTTCTTCAACCTTCTTCCGCTTCATGAGCAATGAGCCACGCTGGAGTTTTGCTGGCACATCTAATTTATAATCTAAATTATGCAAAGCAGCCGTAGCCTAATTTCATTTTtcacaaatttaatttacagaAATTCTTCAGTCTGCCGAAACCGCCGCCGGCGGCGGAGAAGGACGACAAGCTGTCATCCCATCCGGAGTTAACCAGGCTCAGACGCTCGGAGACGGCGCCCTGAATCCCCGAATCCCGGAATCTGAATCCTCGAGTCCTGCGAACTCCATCGAAGTCCTCGCCGGCAATCGATACCCGTTGCCATTCCCGTTCACCACTCACGCGCCCCTTGTGAtgttacgttaagtttggccCCAAGTATTGCGAATAAAGTATTGTTATGTAGGCAGCCGTAATAAGACCCGTATAAATCACAAATCACCCGACCGCCCGACCATCGGTGCACAAAGAAATCCCGGCAATGAGTTTATCAGCGCATCTGTcagaaatttac of Drosophila mauritiana strain mau12 chromosome 3R, ASM438214v1, whole genome shotgun sequence contains these proteins:
- the LOC117145703 gene encoding uncharacterized protein LOC117145703 isoform X3, with translation MAVSNIVCEWLRALGLAQYAESFLDNGYDDLEICKQVGDPDLDAIGVENPAHRHKLLKSIRSLREKGAASVYFMLNDPNSLSGSMEILCETPPNNELELVLREQLETDGVRLTAHPYSTPPSSCLSDKEEDEIYGFGYGVFAPRVARGGLTQQQQLLQQQTLQTQQSIQQQQQLQQQQQQLPIVPGQQQQGPHQHQTLPPNVAHLNFVQQNCLSPRSAYFYEFPPTAEGRETKKRTTLARLLKGLKTVNRRDRNNQQNGAQARAANDRLRHFQMINGGAGGQQHSFEETIHRLKVQEAMRKKEKFQREHEEILRDIRQGLLQMSRGEGRMDDTYMYDEALRTGGGMGIAGLGMPLGVGGNGGGGGAAHYAVSALHHQGHWYDEPPYESDPDDFLMAGLNCGPAATIQGGRVRFSNNRESTGVISLRSAGDISLPQRGPPRRGLIVPQQPPNPPTIIPLTHARSHDRESGDYAGSISDLQSVTSRFSTVSIGTNNCTARYRTLSGGIGESPSLSPSPSSDYEDIGVTRGHGCLPPSLLAAKAKKNGLPHGKANTICQKATVHHSGEMRSSAKEIGAFNENGRNFVATKDTSRDFSNSQDNTDRGSMSDQAFACSASSVESLPSASGSSTQALVRPGSPHSSISAEDRTSMASCICKAKALVDSLPNPYDKEALKFKKGDLIDVLSMNASGIWKGRCHGRVGHFKFINVEVLPEQRMKNSSSKTLAPGSRLANSGNGSHNGGPCSVEDLLIRIGLKEYTSVFVLNGYEDLELFKELEPADLDYLGILNQEHRAKLLTAVQLLHDIECSDVDIAGSSSENDEARLNNINMKHGASPFGRRHFPRDSGCYEGSPLPSSQTPTQAVNSTDESNSLDDVVTKCSSEIMKRVESARRCKDNPFKTTLPGGGRLGKKSFLGGNGLMADDTLTRGGLSEKSSDSGVSSSSLSSGPLKSST
- the LOC117145054 gene encoding carcinine transporter produces the protein MRDKKEQANSRKASQVSGHFSQMDVDDSEFNDPFQALMEKAGNHGRYQTLYNFVFVGGLAFSGAMIYMNIILALNIPDHWCTVPGRENTNFSLEEWRDITLPKQADNRGREKFSNCEMFQMNFSEITDWSAWNSNGTKTTEACQNGWSYDKTWYESTIPTDHNWVCAKDLFVTNVFVVGRVTEVAGSFILGQMGDSYGRRFVYYISVVFCSLGRLGSIMCTSSYTWFLIMSGIVGLTVNSLFQSPQIIGMEISREEDRSRIAFFQSCGWSIGTTLMPLLYWWLRHWDSFMWLTSIPTAMVLLFSKYVIESPRWLISKQRFREAIIQLQKIAKINGHRFDMTEKELAEIYSRDKQDVTYGIASLFAGWRLARNTTIMGFSWCVVAVSYFTLVLFSSRMAGNPFLNFLYQSIVEIPAYVVGRYMGDTYGRRFTNSVSFLISFVTCLPIIVYSTDERYENLMIYLATFIKFLNALTFFTVNLQCLEIYPTCMRQTGVALGTILANAIGVLAPYLVYLGTTVDIRAPYYILGVLFLLGGIGALFLPETLHKKLPDTMEEAGHFGKHDKFFSLPKPPPAAEKDDKLSSHPELTRLRRSETAP